The following proteins are co-located in the Rickettsiales bacterium genome:
- a CDS encoding ribonucleoside-diphosphate reductase subunit alpha produces MTLQIDTSRDAKLSEFGKSTLQDRYLLEGEDYQDMFARVSTAYGDDAAHTQRIYDYMSQLWFMPATPILSNGGTDRGLPISCFLNETRDSLGGIVDMWNENVWLAARGGGIGSYWGNLRSIGEKVRGNGKTSGVIPFMRVQDSLTLAISQGSLRRGSSAMYMPIDHPEIEEFIDIRRPTGGDPNRKALNIHHGVAITDDFMAAVEEDGNWELRSPYDNHVVETVKARELWVKLLVTRMETGEPYLLFTDTVNKKIPEHHKQLGLKVKTSNLCSEITLPTGVDHLGEDRTAVCCLSSANLEKYDEWKDNPQFIEDIMRFLDNVLQSFIETAPAEMSRAAYSATRERSVGLGVMGFHSFLQEKGIPFESVMAKVWNKKMFAHIRKGADAASVKLAEERGPCLDAAEVGVMERFSNKMAIAPTASISVIGGNSSPGIEPYAANVFVQKTLSGSFTVRNKHLDKLLTERGMNNEDIWSSISSSEGSVQHLDFLDEAEKLTFKTAQEMDQRWVIEHAADRSDFVCQAQSINLFIAPDVHKRDLHLLHYQAWKKGVKSLYYCRSTSMQRSDKVSHSVQMEMSLVKKKEGALAGASHAQPEYDECLSCQ; encoded by the coding sequence ATGACATTACAGATTGATACTTCACGCGACGCCAAACTTTCAGAGTTCGGTAAGTCGACATTACAAGATCGCTATTTATTGGAGGGTGAAGATTATCAAGATATGTTCGCGCGCGTTTCGACCGCTTACGGTGATGATGCAGCACATACACAGCGCATTTATGACTATATGAGCCAGCTATGGTTCATGCCAGCGACGCCGATCCTTTCTAATGGCGGTACGGATCGCGGTTTGCCCATTTCTTGCTTCCTGAATGAGACAAGAGACTCTCTGGGCGGTATCGTCGATATGTGGAACGAGAATGTATGGCTAGCAGCGCGTGGTGGCGGTATTGGCTCTTACTGGGGCAACTTGCGCTCGATTGGCGAAAAAGTGCGCGGTAATGGTAAAACATCGGGTGTGATTCCGTTTATGCGTGTGCAGGACTCTCTGACGCTTGCAATTTCACAGGGCTCGCTTCGTCGCGGTTCTTCGGCCATGTATATGCCAATCGACCATCCTGAGATTGAAGAATTTATTGATATTCGTCGTCCAACAGGCGGTGATCCTAACCGTAAGGCACTTAACATCCATCATGGTGTCGCGATTACAGATGACTTTATGGCCGCCGTTGAAGAAGACGGGAATTGGGAGCTAAGGAGCCCTTATGACAATCATGTGGTTGAGACGGTTAAAGCGCGTGAGCTTTGGGTTAAACTCCTCGTCACACGTATGGAAACGGGCGAACCTTATTTGCTCTTCACGGACACGGTGAATAAGAAGATTCCTGAACACCATAAGCAGCTCGGCCTAAAGGTAAAAACTTCGAACCTTTGCAGCGAGATTACGCTGCCAACGGGTGTCGATCATCTGGGTGAAGATCGTACAGCGGTGTGCTGCCTCTCATCTGCGAATCTTGAAAAATATGATGAGTGGAAAGATAACCCGCAATTCATCGAAGACATTATGCGCTTCTTGGATAATGTATTGCAGTCTTTCATTGAGACGGCTCCGGCTGAAATGTCTCGTGCGGCTTACTCCGCAACGCGTGAGCGTTCGGTTGGTCTGGGTGTGATGGGTTTCCATTCGTTCTTGCAAGAAAAAGGTATTCCGTTTGAGTCTGTGATGGCGAAGGTTTGGAATAAGAAAATGTTCGCACATATCCGTAAGGGTGCCGATGCGGCTTCGGTTAAGTTGGCTGAAGAACGGGGGCCTTGCTTGGATGCGGCGGAAGTCGGCGTGATGGAGCGTTTCTCTAATAAAATGGCGATTGCGCCAACGGCGTCTATCTCGGTTATTGGTGGTAATTCATCGCCGGGGATCGAGCCTTATGCGGCGAATGTATTCGTACAGAAAACGCTATCCGGTAGCTTTACCGTGCGCAATAAGCACTTAGATAAGCTACTCACGGAAAGAGGTATGAATAATGAAGATATCTGGAGTTCAATCTCTTCATCTGAAGGTTCAGTGCAGCATCTTGATTTCCTTGATGAGGCTGAGAAATTGACCTTTAAAACGGCACAAGAAATGGACCAGCGTTGGGTGATTGAGCATGCGGCAGATCGTTCAGATTTCGTATGCCAAGCGCAAAGCATCAACTTGTTTATTGCGCCGGATGTGCATAAGCGTGATCTTCATCTGTTGCATTACCAAGCATGGAAAAAGGGCGTAAAATCGCTTTACTATTGCCGCTCGACCTCGATGCAGCGTTCCGATAAAGTGAGTCATTCCGTGCAAATGGAAATGAGCTTAGTGAAGAAAAAAGAAGGCGCACTCGCCGGTGCTTCACACGCGCAACCAGAATATGACGAATGCTTGTCTTGCCAGTAA
- a CDS encoding ribonucleotide-diphosphate reductase subunit beta translates to MSLLDAKAVYKPFHYPWAYDAWLMQQRIHWLPEEVPLADDVKDWKTNISAGEKELLMHIFRFFTQSDIEVNNCYMKHYSAVFKPTEIQMMLAAFSNMETIHIAAYSHLLDTLGIPEEEYSAFMKYKEMKDKYDYMQQFGVETKAGIARTLAAFGAFTEGLQLFASFAILLNFQRFGKMRGMGQIVAWSARDETLHTISIIRTFKTFLHENPEEDNEELKRDLYKICETIITHEDAFIDLAFGVSEIEGLKAEEVKKYIRFIGNRRLMQLGYEPIYHGVDKNPLPWMDEILNGVEHTNFFENRVTEYTKAATTGSWDEAFETMFDESVAS, encoded by the coding sequence ATGTCCCTATTAGATGCAAAAGCGGTTTATAAACCTTTCCACTACCCGTGGGCTTACGATGCGTGGCTGATGCAGCAGCGTATTCACTGGTTGCCTGAAGAGGTGCCATTGGCCGATGATGTGAAGGATTGGAAAACTAATATTAGTGCGGGTGAGAAAGAACTTCTCATGCACATCTTCCGCTTCTTTACGCAGAGCGATATCGAAGTGAATAACTGCTATATGAAGCATTATTCGGCGGTGTTTAAGCCGACTGAAATTCAAATGATGCTGGCGGCATTTTCAAATATGGAAACGATCCATATCGCGGCTTACAGTCACTTGCTCGATACGCTGGGCATTCCAGAAGAAGAATATTCGGCCTTCATGAAATATAAGGAAATGAAGGATAAGTACGATTACATGCAGCAATTTGGTGTCGAAACCAAGGCAGGCATTGCACGTACTTTGGCGGCATTTGGTGCTTTCACTGAGGGGCTACAGCTCTTTGCGTCATTTGCGATTCTGCTGAACTTCCAGCGTTTTGGTAAAATGCGTGGCATGGGACAAATTGTGGCATGGTCTGCACGTGATGAAACGCTGCATACGATCTCTATCATCCGTACGTTTAAAACCTTCCTGCATGAAAATCCGGAAGAAGATAATGAAGAGCTTAAGCGCGATCTTTATAAGATTTGCGAAACGATCATCACGCATGAAGATGCCTTTATCGATCTGGCATTTGGCGTGAGTGAAATTGAAGGCTTGAAAGCGGAAGAAGTGAAGAAATACATTCGCTTCATCGGAAACCGTCGTTTGATGCAGCTTGGTTATGAGCCGATCTATCACGGTGTGGATAAGAACCCGCTACCATGGATGGATGAGATCCTTAATGGGGTTGAGCATACGAACTTCTTCGAGAACCGTGTGACGGAATATACCAAAGCCGCCACCACCGGTAGCTGGGATGAAGCGTTCGAGACCATGTTTGATGAGTCTGTTGCTTCTTAA
- a CDS encoding DUF805 domain-containing protein: MGLLKFFYGPDGRVSRSQYWFGTIVALLVALVAWELPKLTIFPEVRFLLMGVPVIALFFIWVKRLHDLGRSGWWALLLLPFPYLNLAAGLFWLGFIPGAEKENKYGTEPASRLHSKEGGVLFKMKKAG, translated from the coding sequence GTGGGTCTTTTAAAATTCTTTTATGGTCCCGACGGGCGCGTTTCGCGTTCGCAGTATTGGTTCGGTACGATTGTTGCTCTATTGGTCGCCTTGGTTGCTTGGGAGTTGCCTAAGCTCACGATTTTCCCGGAAGTAAGATTTTTGCTGATGGGGGTGCCCGTTATTGCCTTATTCTTTATCTGGGTGAAGCGTCTGCATGATCTAGGGCGTTCTGGCTGGTGGGCGCTATTATTGCTTCCTTTTCCCTATTTGAATCTTGCGGCAGGCCTGTTCTGGCTAGGGTTTATTCCTGGGGCTGAGAAGGAAAATAAATATGGTACAGAACCGGCCAGCCGTTTGCATTCAAAAGAGGGCGGAGTGCTGTTTAAAATGAAAAAAGCCGGTTGA
- a CDS encoding anthranilate synthase component I family protein, whose translation MPRLNTSFTMKWENPLEFAKRYAAYASLVFLHSSLEHPEHGTLSILAVNQKKQLGSWDELEQALSPQADTPWNERWFGYFGYEAAHESKTAASIIPMPSLWFAQYKTVFVFNHDQRTLQRFGDAVTEHPVTPTDTPPLASLCSNMDKARYIESVEQTLEQIAAGEFYQANITRKFYGEFSEPPEPFAVFEKLCETSPGTYSAYLKFDGKHILSSSPECFLTLGQDGKVESRPIKGTAPRSSDPQTLAHSIKDRAENLMIVDLMRNDLSQHCKAGSVETHKLFEVTSYATLHHMASTVIGQRAEQHSSLDVIKGCFPPGSMTGAPKKAVIEWCEQQEKMQRGIYSGTLGWLAADGSANLSVIIRTLVLEGQRFEFQMGGGIVADSKPESEWHETLTKAKGISNCLNINQSELENL comes from the coding sequence ATGCCACGCCTTAACACTTCATTTACAATGAAGTGGGAAAATCCACTAGAGTTTGCAAAGCGCTATGCCGCTTATGCCTCACTCGTCTTTCTGCACAGTAGTCTAGAGCACCCAGAACATGGCACCCTCTCCATCCTCGCCGTTAATCAAAAAAAACAGCTCGGCAGCTGGGATGAGCTCGAGCAAGCCTTAAGCCCGCAAGCCGACACCCCATGGAATGAACGCTGGTTCGGTTATTTTGGCTATGAAGCGGCACATGAAAGCAAGACAGCCGCCTCTATTATCCCCATGCCTTCCCTTTGGTTTGCCCAATATAAAACCGTATTCGTGTTTAATCATGACCAGCGCACACTCCAACGCTTCGGAGATGCAGTTACAGAACACCCCGTTACGCCTACTGATACCCCCCCCCTCGCCTCTCTCTGTAGCAATATGGATAAGGCGCGCTATATCGAATCCGTTGAACAGACCCTAGAACAGATCGCCGCCGGTGAATTTTACCAAGCTAATATCACACGCAAATTTTATGGCGAGTTTAGCGAGCCCCCCGAACCCTTCGCAGTTTTCGAAAAGCTTTGCGAAACCAGCCCCGGCACTTACAGCGCTTACTTAAAGTTTGATGGAAAGCACATCCTCTCCTCCAGCCCGGAATGTTTCCTCACCCTCGGACAAGACGGTAAGGTCGAATCCCGTCCGATTAAAGGCACCGCTCCGCGCAGTAGCGATCCACAAACCCTCGCCCATAGCATCAAAGACCGCGCAGAGAATTTGATGATTGTTGACCTCATGCGTAATGACCTCTCGCAGCACTGCAAAGCCGGCAGCGTAGAAACGCATAAATTATTCGAGGTCACCTCCTATGCCACGCTACATCACATGGCATCCACCGTTATAGGCCAACGCGCCGAGCAGCATTCCAGCTTAGATGTCATTAAAGGGTGCTTTCCGCCCGGCTCTATGACCGGCGCGCCTAAAAAAGCCGTGATCGAATGGTGCGAGCAGCAAGAAAAAATGCAACGCGGTATCTATAGTGGCACACTTGGTTGGTTAGCCGCAGATGGCTCCGCCAATCTATCCGTTATCATCCGTACATTGGTCTTAGAAGGTCAAAGGTTCGAATTCCAAATGGGCGGCGGTATTGTTGCAGATTCGAAGCCAGAAAGTGAATGGCACGAAACTTTGACCAAAGCGAAGGGCATTAGCAACTGCCTCAACATCAATCAATCAGAGCTAGAAAATCTCTAA